The following proteins come from a genomic window of Rutidosis leptorrhynchoides isolate AG116_Rl617_1_P2 chromosome 10, CSIRO_AGI_Rlap_v1, whole genome shotgun sequence:
- the LOC139873096 gene encoding probable 3-hydroxyisobutyrate dehydrogenase-like 2, mitochondrial → MSNNNPYPTPITPSKTRIGWIGTGVMGAAMASRILSAGYTLTIYARTPSKTQSLQSLGAQLVNSPSQVAKTSDIIFTMLGHPPDVRQIVLENPDSILSSINPGTVIIDHTSSHPDLAKQIFNAARAKNCWAVDAPVSGGDIGARDGKLAIFAGGDESVVRWLYPLFSLLGKPSYMGAAGSGQSCKIANQITVGGSLLGLSEGLVFAESAGLDKLQWLEAVKGGAAGSLVMELFGERMIGRDFGPGGFAEYMVKDLGMGLDVVEQGGDEVAVLPGAALSKQLFSSMVANGDGKLGTQGLITVIERMNGRN, encoded by the coding sequence ATGAGCAACAACAATCCGTACCCAACGCCCATAACCCCATCAAAAACCCGAATCGGATGGATAGGCACGGGCGTCATGGGCGCCGCAATGGCTTCCCGTATACTCTCCGCCGGCTACACTCTCACCATCTACGCACGAACCCCATCAAAAACCCAATCACTCCAATCACTAGGCGCCCAACTCGTCAACTCTCCATCACAAGTCGCCAAAACAAGCGACATCATTTTCACAATGCTAGGACACCCACCAGATGTTCGACAAATTGTCTTAGAGAACCCTGACTCAATTCTATCATCCATAAACCCTGGAACCGTCATCATTGATCACACTAGCAGCCACCCAGATCTCGCCAAACAGATATTCAACGCTGCCAGGGCAAAGAATTGCTGGGCAGTTGATGCTCCTGTTTCGGGTGGCGACATTGGTGCTAGAGATGGGAAGTTAGCTATATTCGCAGGTGGCGATGAAAGCGTTGTGAGGTGGTTGTATCCGTTGTTTAGTTTATTGGGTAAACCGAGTTATATGGGAGCTGCTGGAAGCGGACAGAGTTGTAAGATTGCGAATCAGATAACAGTTGGTGGGAGTTTGTTGGGATTAAGTGAAGGGTTAGTGTTTGCTGAGTCAGCAGGGTTGGATAAGTTGCAGTGGTTGGAAGCGGTTAAAGGTGGTGCTGCTGGGTCGTTGGTGATGGAGTTGTTTGGGGAGAGGATGATTGGGAGGGATTTTGGGCCGGGTGGGTTTGCAGAGTACATGGTTAAAGATTTGGGAATGGGGTTGGATGTGGTGGAACAGGGTGGTGATGAGGTGGCGGTTTTGCCTGGGGCTGCGTTGTCAAAGCAACTGTTTTCGAGTATGGTTGCGAATGGTGATGGTAAGCTTGGGACTCAAGGGCTTATTACTGTTATAGAAAGAATGAATGGTAGAAATTAA